From Gammaproteobacteria bacterium, one genomic window encodes:
- a CDS encoding ComF family protein — translation MQKPPAFDRCRIPYLYRFPIDGMIRRYKFHQALELGKVLGERLVEFLGRDLAERPGRIDALLPVPLHITRLRERGYNQAAELAGMISNVLGPPLRHDLCVRIRPTEPQAQLPAAMRAKNMRGAFAVAGPVTGLRLALVDDVVTSGQTANALAKTLRRAGAAHIEVWALARAGT, via the coding sequence ATGCAAAAACCACCGGCATTTGATCGCTGCCGGATACCGTATCTGTATCGATTTCCCATCGATGGCATGATCCGCCGTTACAAGTTTCATCAGGCGCTGGAACTGGGAAAGGTTCTGGGCGAACGTCTGGTGGAGTTTCTTGGCCGGGATCTCGCGGAACGACCGGGACGAATCGACGCACTGTTGCCCGTTCCCCTCCATATTACGCGGCTACGCGAGCGCGGCTATAACCAGGCGGCGGAGCTTGCCGGGATGATTTCCAATGTGTTGGGACCGCCGTTGCGGCACGACCTATGTGTCAGGATCAGGCCGACCGAACCCCAGGCGCAGCTTCCAGCCGCCATGCGTGCGAAGAATATGCGCGGTGCGTTCGCCGTCGCTGGCCCCGTAACCGGCCTGCGGCTGGCACTGGTGGATGATGTCGTGACCTCCGGCCAGACCGCGAACGCGCTGGCGAAGACGTTGCGCCGCGCCGGCGCGGCGCACATCGAAGTCTGGGCGCTGGCCCGCGCAGGAACCTGA